The proteins below come from a single Geobacillus thermoleovorans genomic window:
- a CDS encoding carbamoyl phosphate synthase large subunit: MPKDSSLQSILLIGSGPIVIGQAAEFDYSGTQACIALKEEGYRVILVNNNPATIMTDEVHADAVYFEPLTVDAVEAIIAKERPDGLLATFGGQTGLNLAFQLHEAGVLEKYGVRLLGTPIEAIKRGEDREAFRTLMHELGEPVPESEIVTSVEEAVAFAEQIGFPIIIRPAYTLGGTGGGIAENMEQFLALVEKGLAESPIRQCLIERSVAGFKEIEYEVMRDQSNTCITVCNMENVDPVGIHTGDSIVVAPSQTLTDEEYQMLRSSAVKIISALGIIGGCNIQFALDPNSKQYYLIEVNPRVSRSSALASKATGYPIARIAAKLAVGYTLAELVNPVTKTTYASFEPALDYVVVKFPRLPFDKFPHADRKLGTQMKATGEVMAIDRNMERAFQKAVQSLEGKNNGLFLPELSTKTNDELKQLLVDKDDRRFFAILELLRRGVAVEAIHEWTKIDRFFLASFERLVALEKQAAATTIDTIDEPTLRFLKEKGASDAFLAETWGVTELDVRNKRKELGIVPSYKMVDTCAAEFHSETDYYYSTYFGEDERKKASGKEKVLIIGAGPIRIGQGIEFDYSSVHSVFALQKEGYETVMINNNPETVSTDFAVADRLYFEPLTLESVLDVIEAEQIKHVIVQFGGQTAINLVKGLEEAGVPLLGVTYDMIDQLEDRDRFYQLLEELDIPHVPGLMANNAEELAAKAAEIGCPVLLRPSYVIGGRGMFIVHSEAQLAALIEQGELTYPILIDAYLDGKEAEADIATDGTDILLPTIIEHVEKAGVHSGDSYAWLPAQTLTDEEKAKIIDYAGRIAKKLGFKGIMNIQYVIADGNVYVLEVNPRASRTVPIVSKTTGVPLAQIATKLLLGKSLVDIVDEKARGLEVMPYAVLKYPVFSTHKLPGVDPMVGPEMKSTGEGISIAATKEEAAYKAFYAYLRKKANANEMYVIGGIDETLAAEIEAKQLVIVSDVPFADWVKRDTALAVINLGKEEDEANKRMTALSRQLLVFTERETLKLFLQALDVDHLDVQPIHGWLEKKKQAEQAVIA, translated from the coding sequence AACCGCTCACCGTCGATGCGGTCGAAGCGATTATTGCCAAAGAACGCCCGGACGGGCTGCTCGCCACGTTCGGCGGCCAGACAGGGCTCAACTTGGCGTTTCAGCTGCATGAAGCCGGCGTGCTTGAAAAGTATGGGGTGAGACTGCTCGGAACACCGATTGAAGCGATCAAGCGCGGGGAAGACCGCGAAGCGTTCCGCACGTTAATGCATGAGCTTGGCGAACCGGTGCCGGAGAGCGAAATTGTCACAAGCGTTGAGGAAGCGGTCGCGTTTGCCGAACAAATCGGTTTTCCGATCATTATTCGTCCTGCGTATACGCTCGGCGGGACGGGCGGCGGCATTGCCGAAAACATGGAGCAGTTTCTCGCGCTCGTGGAGAAAGGGCTGGCCGAAAGCCCGATCCGCCAATGTTTGATCGAACGGAGCGTCGCCGGGTTTAAAGAAATTGAATACGAAGTGATGCGCGACCAGTCGAATACGTGCATCACGGTTTGCAATATGGAAAACGTCGATCCAGTCGGCATCCACACGGGCGATTCGATCGTCGTCGCACCGTCGCAGACGTTGACCGATGAGGAGTACCAAATGCTCCGTTCGTCGGCGGTGAAGATCATTTCCGCATTAGGGATCATCGGCGGCTGCAACATTCAGTTCGCCCTTGACCCGAACAGCAAACAATATTACTTAATCGAAGTCAACCCGCGCGTCAGCCGCTCGTCAGCGCTCGCCTCGAAAGCGACCGGCTACCCAATCGCCCGCATTGCGGCGAAGCTGGCGGTCGGCTATACGCTCGCGGAACTCGTCAATCCGGTGACGAAAACGACGTACGCCAGCTTCGAGCCGGCCTTGGACTACGTCGTCGTCAAGTTTCCGCGCTTGCCGTTTGACAAGTTCCCGCACGCGGACCGGAAGCTCGGTACGCAAATGAAAGCGACCGGGGAAGTGATGGCGATCGATCGCAATATGGAGCGGGCATTCCAAAAAGCGGTACAGTCGCTCGAAGGAAAAAACAACGGACTGTTTTTGCCGGAGCTTTCGACGAAAACGAATGACGAGCTGAAACAGCTGCTTGTCGACAAAGACGACCGCCGCTTTTTCGCCATTTTGGAACTGCTCCGCCGCGGGGTGGCGGTCGAAGCCATTCACGAATGGACGAAAATCGACCGCTTTTTCCTTGCTTCGTTCGAACGGCTCGTGGCGCTCGAAAAACAGGCGGCAGCCACCACGATCGATACGATCGATGAGCCGACGTTGCGCTTCTTGAAAGAAAAAGGGGCAAGCGACGCCTTTTTGGCCGAAACGTGGGGCGTGACGGAGCTTGATGTGCGCAACAAGCGGAAGGAACTTGGCATCGTGCCGTCATACAAAATGGTCGACACGTGCGCGGCCGAATTTCATTCGGAAACGGATTATTACTACTCGACCTATTTCGGCGAAGACGAGCGGAAGAAAGCGAGCGGCAAGGAGAAAGTGCTGATCATTGGAGCTGGACCCATTCGCATCGGCCAAGGCATTGAGTTTGACTACAGCTCCGTTCATAGCGTGTTCGCCTTGCAAAAAGAAGGCTATGAAACGGTGATGATCAACAACAATCCGGAAACCGTCAGCACGGACTTTGCCGTCGCCGACCGCCTTTACTTTGAGCCACTTACCTTAGAGAGCGTCTTGGATGTCATTGAAGCGGAACAAATCAAGCATGTCATCGTTCAGTTTGGCGGACAGACGGCAATCAATTTGGTCAAAGGACTCGAAGAAGCAGGTGTGCCGCTGTTGGGCGTCACGTACGATATGATTGACCAGCTTGAGGATCGCGATCGTTTTTACCAGTTGCTTGAGGAGCTTGACATCCCGCACGTACCGGGCTTGATGGCGAACAACGCAGAGGAGCTCGCCGCCAAAGCGGCCGAGATCGGCTGCCCGGTGCTGCTTCGCCCGTCGTATGTCATCGGCGGCCGCGGCATGTTTATCGTCCATAGCGAGGCGCAGCTCGCCGCTTTGATTGAGCAAGGCGAATTGACATATCCGATTTTGATCGATGCGTATTTGGACGGGAAAGAGGCGGAGGCCGACATCGCCACGGATGGGACGGACATTTTACTGCCGACGATTATCGAACATGTCGAAAAAGCCGGCGTCCACTCCGGCGACAGCTATGCTTGGCTGCCGGCGCAGACGCTCACAGACGAAGAAAAAGCGAAAATCATCGACTATGCGGGCCGGATTGCGAAAAAACTTGGCTTTAAAGGAATCATGAACATTCAATACGTCATTGCGGACGGCAATGTATACGTCCTTGAAGTGAACCCGCGCGCGAGCCGGACGGTGCCGATCGTCAGCAAAACGACCGGCGTGCCATTGGCGCAAATTGCGACAAAGTTATTGCTTGGGAAATCACTCGTCGACATCGTTGACGAAAAAGCTCGCGGATTGGAGGTCATGCCGTACGCCGTGTTAAAGTATCCGGTCTTTTCGACCCATAAGCTGCCGGGGGTTGACCCGATGGTTGGACCGGAGATGAAATCGACCGGTGAAGGCATCAGCATCGCCGCGACGAAGGAAGAAGCGGCGTACAAAGCGTTTTACGCGTACTTGCGAAAGAAAGCAAACGCCAATGAAATGTATGTGATTGGCGGCATCGATGAGACGCTGGCCGCGGAAATCGAAGCGAAACAGCTTGTGATCGTGTCAGATGTCCCGTTTGCCGATTGGGTGAAGCGCGACACGGCGCTCGCGGTGATCAACTTGGGCAAAGAGGAAGACGAGGCAAACAAACGAATGACTGCGTTGTCCCGACAATTGCTCGTCTTCACGGAACGTGAGACATTGAAGCTCTTCTTGCAGGCGCTCGATGTGGATCATCTTGATGTGCAGCCGATCCACGGCTGGTTGGAAAAGAAAAAACAGGCAGAACAGGCGGTGATCGCATGA
- the argF gene encoding ornithine carbamoyltransferase produces MNAVMSLKGRDFLTLLDFSTDEIMDLLALAADLKAKQKAGVPYAPLSGKTMAMIFEKPSTRTRVSFEVGMIQLGGQAMYLNGNDLQLGRGETIADTARVLSQYVDVMMIRTFAHQKVEELAEYASVPVINGLTDDDHPCQALADLLTIYEAKKTFQGVKLAYVGDGNNVANALLAAAAKVGMDIFIACPPGYEPKEEYVEAARQIGEKTGATVVVTHDPLEAVAGADAIYTDVWTSMGQESESAERLQVFQPYQVNEELAKAAKPDYLFLHCLPAHRGEEVTAGVMDGPNSVVFEQAGNRLHAQKAILVSIL; encoded by the coding sequence ATGAATGCAGTGATGTCATTAAAAGGGAGAGATTTTTTAACGCTGCTCGATTTTTCAACAGACGAAATTATGGACTTGTTGGCGCTAGCAGCCGATTTAAAAGCGAAACAAAAAGCCGGCGTGCCGTATGCGCCGCTTTCCGGCAAAACAATGGCGATGATTTTTGAAAAGCCCTCAACGCGCACGCGCGTGTCGTTTGAAGTCGGCATGATCCAGCTTGGCGGCCAGGCGATGTATTTAAACGGCAACGATTTGCAGCTTGGCCGCGGTGAAACGATTGCGGATACGGCGCGCGTCTTGTCGCAATACGTCGATGTCATGATGATTCGGACGTTTGCCCATCAAAAAGTCGAGGAATTGGCCGAGTATGCGTCCGTTCCGGTCATCAACGGCTTGACGGACGATGATCATCCGTGCCAGGCGCTGGCGGATTTGCTGACGATTTACGAAGCGAAGAAAACGTTCCAAGGCGTCAAACTCGCCTATGTCGGCGACGGCAACAACGTCGCCAACGCCTTGCTTGCGGCCGCAGCCAAAGTGGGAATGGATATTTTCATTGCCTGTCCGCCAGGCTATGAGCCGAAGGAGGAATACGTCGAGGCAGCGCGCCAGATCGGCGAGAAAACCGGAGCAACAGTTGTTGTGACGCACGACCCGCTTGAGGCAGTGGCCGGAGCGGATGCGATTTATACGGACGTATGGACGAGCATGGGCCAAGAAAGCGAAAGCGCCGAGCGGCTTCAAGTGTTCCAGCCGTACCAAGTGAATGAAGAGCTCGCCAAAGCGGCCAAACCCGATTACCTCTTTTTGCATTGCCTGCCGGCCCATCGCGGCGAAGAAGTGACGGCCGGCGTCATGGACGGCCCGAACTCGGTCGTATTTGAGCAGGCCGGCAACCGGCTTCATGCCCAAAAAGCGATTTTAGTGTCGATCCTATAG
- a CDS encoding YjzC family protein, with amino-acid sequence MGQPRHFKPGDKAPNNGVYIEIGETGDNVKHPKKLKLKAGDTFPETSNHNRHWTYLRKP; translated from the coding sequence ATGGGCCAACCGCGCCATTTCAAACCAGGGGATAAAGCGCCGAACAACGGCGTGTACATTGAAATCGGCGAAACGGGCGACAATGTAAAACACCCGAAAAAGCTGAAACTGAAAGCCGGCGATACGTTCCCGGAAACGTCGAACCATAATCGGCATTGGACGTATTTGCGCAAACCGTGA
- the clpB gene encoding ATP-dependent chaperone ClpB: MDASRLTEKLQEALMAAQSLAKERHHQQLDVEHLLIALLEQEGGLAPRLVELSGADKEKAADWLRSQLRQKPEVHGADGQLYVAPALARLLEEAENEAKRMQDEYISVEHVLLALPHGAEPVARQLASFGLTKEALLAAVRNVRGNQRVTSPHPEATYEALAKYGRDLVAEAKAGKIDPVIGRDSEIRRIIRILSRKTKNNPVLIGEPGVGKTAIVEGLAQRIVRKDVPEGLKDKTIFALDMSALVAGAKFRGEFEERLKAVLNEIKKSDGRIILFIDELHTIVGAGRAEGAIDAGNMLKPMLARGELRCIGATTLDEYRQYIEKDPALERRFQQVLVQEPSVEDTISILRGLKERYEVHHGVKIHDRALVAAAVLSDRYISDRFLPDKAIDLVDEACATIRTEMESMPSELDEVMRRVMQLEIEEAALSKETDEASRERLAALQKELADLREKANAMKAQWQKEKEALDRVRRLREALERAKRELEEAENEYDLNKAAELRHGRIPQLEKQLKQLEQEISEQSEGKLLREEVTEEEIAEIVSRWTGIPLTRLVEGEREKLLRLHELLHRRVIGQDEAVELVADAVLRARAGMKDPNRPIGSFLFLGPTGVGKTELAKALAEALFDSEEQLIRLDMSEYMEKHAVSRLIGAPPGYVGYEEGGQLTEAVRRKPYSVLLFDEIEKAHPEVFNILLQLLDDGRLTDSQGRTVDFKNTVVIMTSNIGSPLLLENKHGDIDEETRKQVFDQLRAHFRPEFLNRIDDIVLFKPLSMNEVKGIVEKFARELSARLADRHIELVLTEAAKQYIAEAGFDPVYGARPLKRFMQKQIETPLAKELIAGRVKDYSTVTVDVDNGQIAIRPSA; the protein is encoded by the coding sequence ATGGACGCAAGCCGTTTGACGGAAAAACTGCAAGAGGCGCTGATGGCGGCGCAGTCGCTCGCCAAAGAACGACATCATCAACAGCTTGATGTCGAGCATCTCCTGATTGCGCTGCTCGAACAAGAAGGCGGCCTGGCGCCGCGGCTCGTGGAGCTTTCCGGCGCCGACAAGGAAAAGGCCGCTGACTGGCTTCGCAGCCAGCTTCGCCAAAAGCCTGAAGTGCATGGGGCGGACGGGCAGCTGTATGTTGCGCCCGCCTTAGCGCGGCTGCTTGAGGAGGCGGAAAACGAAGCGAAGCGAATGCAAGACGAGTACATATCGGTCGAACATGTGCTGCTCGCGTTGCCTCATGGCGCCGAGCCGGTCGCTCGGCAGCTGGCGTCGTTTGGACTGACGAAGGAAGCACTATTAGCGGCAGTGAGAAACGTAAGGGGGAATCAACGCGTGACGAGTCCACATCCGGAAGCAACCTATGAAGCGTTGGCAAAATACGGGCGCGACCTTGTCGCGGAAGCGAAAGCGGGAAAAATCGACCCGGTCATCGGCCGCGACAGTGAAATTCGCCGCATCATCCGCATTTTGTCGCGGAAGACGAAAAACAACCCGGTGTTGATCGGCGAGCCGGGCGTCGGGAAGACCGCTATTGTCGAAGGGCTCGCTCAACGCATCGTGCGCAAAGATGTCCCGGAAGGGCTGAAAGACAAAACGATTTTCGCTCTTGATATGAGCGCGCTCGTCGCCGGAGCAAAGTTTCGCGGTGAATTTGAAGAACGGCTGAAAGCGGTGTTAAACGAAATCAAAAAAAGCGACGGCCGCATCATATTGTTCATTGACGAGCTGCATACGATCGTCGGCGCCGGCAGAGCGGAAGGGGCGATTGACGCCGGCAATATGCTCAAGCCGATGCTTGCCCGCGGCGAGTTGCGCTGCATCGGGGCGACGACGCTTGATGAGTACCGGCAATACATCGAAAAAGACCCGGCGCTCGAGCGCCGCTTCCAACAAGTGCTTGTCCAAGAGCCGAGTGTCGAGGACACGATTTCGATTTTGCGCGGATTGAAAGAACGGTATGAAGTGCACCATGGAGTGAAAATCCACGATCGCGCGCTCGTCGCGGCCGCCGTTTTGTCCGACCGTTACATCTCTGACCGCTTTTTGCCTGACAAAGCGATCGATTTGGTCGATGAAGCGTGCGCGACGATCCGGACGGAAATGGAATCGATGCCGTCGGAGCTGGACGAAGTGATGCGCCGCGTCATGCAGCTTGAAATTGAAGAGGCGGCCTTAAGCAAAGAAACGGATGAAGCGAGCCGCGAGCGGCTTGCGGCATTGCAAAAAGAACTTGCCGATTTGCGTGAAAAGGCGAACGCCATGAAAGCGCAATGGCAAAAAGAAAAAGAGGCGCTTGACCGCGTCCGCCGTTTGCGCGAGGCGCTCGAGCGGGCAAAACGCGAACTGGAAGAGGCGGAAAACGAGTATGATTTAAACAAGGCGGCGGAGCTTCGCCATGGCCGCATTCCGCAGTTGGAAAAGCAACTCAAACAGCTCGAGCAAGAAATCAGTGAGCAAAGTGAAGGGAAATTGCTGCGCGAGGAAGTGACGGAAGAAGAGATTGCCGAAATCGTGTCACGCTGGACTGGCATTCCGCTCACCCGCCTCGTCGAGGGAGAGAGGGAAAAGCTGCTTCGCCTTCATGAATTGCTGCATAGACGGGTCATCGGTCAAGACGAAGCGGTCGAGCTTGTCGCTGACGCCGTCTTGCGGGCGCGGGCCGGCATGAAAGACCCGAACCGCCCGATCGGATCGTTTTTGTTCCTCGGACCGACCGGCGTCGGCAAAACGGAACTGGCCAAAGCGCTCGCCGAGGCGCTGTTTGACAGTGAGGAGCAGCTCATCCGTCTTGACATGTCCGAGTATATGGAAAAACACGCCGTCTCCCGCTTGATCGGAGCGCCGCCCGGCTATGTCGGCTATGAGGAAGGCGGCCAGCTGACCGAGGCAGTGCGGCGCAAGCCGTATTCCGTTCTGTTGTTCGATGAAATCGAAAAAGCTCATCCGGAAGTGTTCAACATCCTGCTGCAGCTGCTGGATGACGGACGGCTCACCGATTCGCAAGGGCGGACGGTCGACTTTAAAAACACGGTCGTCATTATGACATCGAACATCGGATCGCCGCTGTTGTTAGAAAACAAACATGGCGACATCGATGAAGAAACGCGCAAACAAGTGTTTGACCAACTGCGCGCCCATTTCCGCCCAGAATTTTTAAACCGGATCGACGATATCGTCTTATTTAAGCCATTGTCGATGAATGAAGTGAAAGGCATCGTCGAAAAGTTCGCCCGCGAGCTGTCGGCCCGTTTGGCCGATCGGCATATCGAACTCGTGCTGACCGAAGCGGCGAAGCAATACATTGCCGAAGCGGGCTTCGACCCAGTATACGGCGCCCGCCCGCTCAAACGGTTTATGCAAAAGCAAATCGAAACGCCGCTTGCGAAAGAGCTGATCGCTGGGCGGGTGAAAGATTACAGCACCGTCACGGTCGATGTTGACAACGGGCAGATCGCCATTCGTCCGTCGGCGTAA
- a CDS encoding YjzD family protein — MRLFWTFFWTFLLVQMATYVMGSMQGIGYDFATGALLGVIVTILVFVIAALIPDEPAGDHHH, encoded by the coding sequence ATGCGCTTGTTTTGGACGTTTTTTTGGACGTTTTTGCTCGTGCAAATGGCAACGTACGTCATGGGCTCGATGCAAGGGATCGGCTATGATTTCGCAACCGGCGCCTTGCTTGGCGTGATCGTGACGATCTTAGTCTTCGTGATTGCAGCCTTGATTCCGGACGAGCCGGCCGGGGATCACCATCATTGA
- a CDS encoding alpha/beta fold hydrolase, translated as METMAGQRRFFQLDEQWCIVHVPERPNGFALFLMGDGDHFVNEQTSFWLEHPGRRQWLEDWLERGYTVFSSHLYGRHWGSPKAVRLARQLIYSVLKSEIVNQRIYIVAEGMGALVALQLLGAMPSQIRAVAMINPCLDVRAQLDYEQEHPFVYRRMVREIATAYGLKEEEVLEAVPSLFLSPHDVPVTIWQLAGVSPYPSALHSRKYEQWMKTTNNRVRVVYELPEKRRQLARQIGQFFCQYNELP; from the coding sequence ATGGAAACGATGGCAGGACAACGGCGGTTTTTTCAACTCGATGAGCAATGGTGCATCGTTCACGTGCCGGAGCGCCCAAATGGGTTTGCCCTTTTTTTAATGGGCGACGGCGACCATTTTGTGAACGAACAGACGAGTTTTTGGCTCGAGCATCCGGGGCGGCGCCAATGGCTGGAAGATTGGTTGGAACGTGGGTATACGGTCTTTTCGTCCCATTTGTACGGCCGGCATTGGGGAAGTCCGAAAGCGGTCCGGCTGGCGCGCCAGCTCATTTACTCGGTGTTGAAAAGCGAAATTGTGAACCAGCGCATCTATATCGTTGCCGAAGGAATGGGCGCGCTCGTTGCCTTGCAACTGCTTGGCGCCATGCCAAGTCAAATCCGCGCCGTCGCCATGATCAACCCTTGCCTTGACGTACGCGCCCAGCTTGACTATGAACAGGAACATCCATTCGTGTACCGGCGGATGGTGAGGGAAATCGCGACTGCCTATGGCTTGAAAGAAGAGGAGGTGCTCGAGGCTGTTCCGTCCCTCTTTCTCAGTCCTCATGACGTTCCGGTGACGATTTGGCAGCTGGCCGGAGTGAGCCCGTATCCATCCGCCTTGCATAGCCGTAAATATGAACAATGGATGAAAACGACAAACAACCGGGTGCGCGTCGTTTACGAGCTGCCGGAGAAACGGCGCCAACTGGCTCGGCAAATCGGGCAATTTTTCTGCCAATACAATGAACTCCCGTAA